One segment of Haliotis asinina isolate JCU_RB_2024 chromosome 12, JCU_Hal_asi_v2, whole genome shotgun sequence DNA contains the following:
- the LOC137257853 gene encoding poly(3-hydroxybutyrate) depolymerase-like: MATYLLLVTALVPFVQAAQKLETFTVNKAEVSVSGISAGGAMAVQFHTAYSASVRGVGSIAGIPYSCSGGQLGTALGSCMSSPSGINVASLVRNARSQAGAGKIDATDNLRNSSVFIWAGTSDTVVKTDTSRKIEAFYSDFVSSSNIKAVYASGAEHTFPTENYGNPCTSLGSPYLGKCNYNGAYELLNFIHGNLQKPSGDVALQGKFIEYDQTEFLPSTRKKRILLVPDNLLSPLKTYETMSKMMGTMLSSGIAAATSYWDWWKQFWTGIGSGVGIPSLPGMGGGSLPGLSGSGSHNMDNTAYAYIPSGCYDSTVVCKLHVAFHGCKMQRETIGDVFAKHAGYNEVAELNNIIILYPQIKSDLVSNPNGCWDWWAYTGANYDTKDGVQMKAVKNMIDRVTGDNL; this comes from the exons ATGGCGACGTACCTACTCCTTGTGACGGCCTTGGTGCCATTTGTCCAGGCAGCGCAGAAACTCG AGACATTCACTGTCAACAAGGCGGAGGTTTCTGTATCAGGCATCTCAGCTGGTGGAGCTATGGCGGTACAGTTCCATACCGCCTACTCGGCGTCAGTCAGGGGAGTCGGCTCCATTGCTGGAA TCCCTTACTCTTGCTCCGGGGGTCAGCTGGGGACAGCCCTGGGGTCATGCATGAGCTCCCCATCGGGCATCAACGTGGCATCCCTGGTAAGAAACGCCAGGTCACAGGCCGGGGCAGGCAAGATAGACGCCACGGATAACCTTCGTAACTCCAGTGTCTTTATCTGGGCCGGCACTAGCGACACCGTCGTCAAAACAG ATACATCCAGAAAGATCGAGGCCTTCTACAGCGACTTCGTCAGCTCCTCAAACATCAAAGCCGTCTACGCCAGCGGTGCCGAGCATACATTT CCCACAGAAAACTATGGTAACCCGTGCACCTCCCTGGGCAGCCCCTACCTCGGCAAATGCAACTACAACGGCGCCTACGAACTGCTCAACTTCATCCACGGTAACCTGCAGAAACCATCGGGTGATGTAGCTCTTCAGGGCAAG TTTATCGAGTACGACCAGACAGAGTTCCTACCTAGCACCAGGAAGAAGCGGATCCTGCTGGTGCCAGACAACCTGCTGTCTCCCCTCAAGACGTATGAGACTATGAGCAAAATGATGGGGACGATGCTGTCATCGGGGATAGCCGCTGCGACCAGCTACTGGGATTGGTGGAAACAGTTCTGGACGG GTATCGGAAGCGGGGTCGGTATACCCAGCCTGCCAGGAATGGGGGGAGGGTCCCTACCCGGCCTGTCTGGATCAGGGTCACACAACATGGACAACACCGCCTATGCATACATCCCCTCAGGCTGTTACGACAGCACCGTTG TGTGCAAACTTCATGTTGCTTTCCACGGATGTAAAATGCAGAG GGAGACGATCGGTGACGTGTTCGCAAAGCATGCTGGGTACAACGAAGTGGCGGAgctcaacaacatcatcatcctgtatCCTCAAATAAAGTCTGACCTCGTCTCCAACCCTAACGGCTGCTGGGATTGGTGGGCATACACTGGAGCGAACTACG ACACAAAGGACGGCGTTCAGATGAAGGCTGTGAAGAACATGATTGACAGGGTGACAGGTGACAACCTGTAA